The sequence AACGGGCCGAAAAAATGTAGCTTTCTAAGCGAAATACCGCGACCATTCGTTGAATGGAAAGATCTTCTCGCCTATGGTCGCGGTGAGAACATGTCCTCCATAGGAGTCTTTATTATGAAAAATATCTTCGCAGCCTTCGCGCTGGCCGCCATGGCCGCAGCTTCCGCAACTTCCGTTTCTGCTCAGGCAGCCCCTGCACCTGCGGGCGCGGGTGCCGGTGCCGGCGGCGGTGCCGGTGCCGGCGGCGGTGTCGGTGCCGGTATCGGTGGTGGCCTGGGCTTGGGCGCAGGTGGCATCGCAGCAGGCGTGATCGCCGCTGCTGTTGTTGTGGGTGTTGTTGTGAGCGACGACGATACCGTCACCACCACCACCACCACCACCAACTGATCTGGCGCCGGTTTCCGGCCCCTTCTTTGGAATGGATTTCGCAGGCGCGCCTCTCAAAAGGCGCGCCTGTTTGCGTTGCGCTGGCGCCTTTTGAGGCGCTGTGCCTGTCTTTTTTTTGCCCAAGTTCTGTCCCGGAATTTCAATCTTTCGAGGCAAATATACGGGCGGGGCGACACGGAAAGGCTGTACAACCAGAGCGCGTGATCGCATAAAAGTTACAAAATTCTGAAGTGGTCTCAGAGGCCGGAAGACAGGAAATACGATGTGTGATCTCTGCACCATGACCGCAACGTTCGATCCCAAGCGGCATACGGATGGAAACGGGTTTGACGGCAGTATGGATGGTGCGATCCAGGCCACACTTTATGAAATCAGCGATGCATCAGCGAGCCGTTTTACCGCCTATGAGATGTCGGTGGGTGATAGCTTCCGGGGCACGCTTGGCTGGCGCAGCGATCGGGATTGGGTAGAGGTGAGCCTGACGGCCGGGCAGAGCTACGAGATCGCCCTGGATGGTGTCTCCCTGTCTGATCCCTATCTGCGGCTTTATGATATGAGCGGGAGCCAGATCGGCTATAATGACGATGGCGGGCCGGGGCTGGATTCCCTCTTGCGCTATACGGCCAGCACCACCGGCACCTATTATGTCGAGGCAGGGGCCTTCGCTGATTATTACACCGGATCCTACACTCTTTCGGTGATCGATGTCGGCAGCCTCCCGGATACCAGCGGCACCCTGGATGAGTTGGCCCGTTTCCTCACGCATGGTTTCTGGGGCGGCACTTCGCGTAGTTTCAACACCAGCGGCAGCAACCAGATCACGGTGAATATCACCGCGCTCACCGAGGATGGCCAGAAACTGGCCCGCTGGGCCTTTGAAGCCTGGGAAGCGGTCGCCAATATCGATTTTGTCGAGGTGAGCGGCACCGCTCAGATCACCTTTGATGACAATGCCAGTGGCGCCTATGCCTCTTTCTCGACCAGCGGATCCACGCTTCTGTCCTCCAATGTGAATGTTGGGACCAGCTGGCTGAGCACCTATGGCACGACCATGTCCAGCTATTCCTTTGCCACCTATATTCACGAGATCGGCCACGCGCTGGGGCTGGGGCACCAGGGGGATTACAACGGCTCGGCCACCTACGGGATCGATGATACCTATTCCAACGACAGCTGGCAGATCTCGGTCATGTCCTATTTCGACCAGGATGAGAATACGACCACCAACGCCAGCCGTGCGGCGCTGATCTCGGCGATGATGTCGGATGTGGTGGCGATCCAGAACCTCTATGGTGCGCCCGGCGCCTCGAGCGAGACCGCAGGCAATACCACCTGGGGCGCGAACAGCACCCTGGGAGGTTATCTTGGCGATGCCATGTCCGCGCTTGAGACCAGCGGCAACGGGTCGGTCAGCAACCGGTCCGTGGCCTTCACCATCTATGACCGCGATGGCCTGGACACCCTGGATCTGAGCTACAACAGCACGAATGACCGGGTGGATCTCAACGACCAGAGCTTTTCGGACGTGAGCGGTCTGACCGGCAATCTTGCCATCGCCCGCGGCACGATGATCGAGGACTTCCGCGGTGGCAGCGGCAATGACACCGTGACCGGCAACGAGATGAACAACCTCATCTCCGGCAACGATGGCCACGACAGCCTGATCGGCGGGGTCGGTTACGACACGCTTTACGGCGGCGGCGGCGGGGACAGCCTGTCTGGCGGCAGTGGCCGGGATCTGGTGTCCGGCAACACCGGGGACGACAGCCTTCTGGGCGGCACCGGAGATGACACGCTTTATGGCGGCGACGGCAATGACACCCTGTTCGGCAACACCGCGCTCGATACGATCTATGGCGAGGCGGGGGATGATTACATCAGCTCTGGCGACGGGGTGGATTTTGTCGATGGCGGCGCGGGCAATGATACGATCTATGGCCGCTCGGGCTGGGACAGCCTTTATGGCGGGGACGACGACGATACGCTTTTTGGCTCCGAAGGGGATGACCTGCTGGCCGGGGGGCGCGGGGATGACTGGGTCTCGGCCGGCTCGGCCTGGGACCGGGTCTATGGCAACTCCGGCAATGATACGCTGTATGGCAATTTCGGTTCAGACTGGATCTCGGGCGGTGGCGGTCGCGACAGTCTTTATGGCGGCACCGGCGATGATACGCTTTTGGGCGGTGGCGGCGATGATCGGCTTTGGGGCAATCAGGGCGTGGACCGCCTGGATGGCGGCGGCGGCGATGATGTTATGCGCGGCGGCACCCTGGCGGATACTTTCGTGTTCAATATCGGCTATGACCGGGATGAGATCGCGGATTTCGAACTGGACCGCGACACCCTTCTGCTGTCGACCAGCCTGACCGATGGCGAGACCGATGGCGATGCGATCCTGCAGAGCTTTGGCGCCCTGGTGGGGGCGGATGTGGTTCTCGATTTTGGTGATGGCGACACATTGATCCTGATGAATCTGGCCAGTTTGAGTGGTCTGGCAGACAGGATCGACACCTTCTGAGGCGGCTTACAGCGTCTGACGAAAAGCCTGAGACATCACGCATCACCTGACGCGTTGAAATCTTTGATTTCAGGCAGCGATAGGTGATTCAAGTTTTTCGCATGGCGGCTCAGAGCCGCAGGTCGGACTGATCTGCGGTAAAGACGCTTTTGAGGTCAAAGAACACATGATCCGCCGCGCCAAAGCGGCGCAGGGCCGCAGCGCCCGCCGCCTTGAAGGTCTCATGCGGCACCGCCAGCAACACCCCGTCATACTGACCTTCGCCCGGATCCGTGATCGGGGTGATGCCGTATTCGACCTTGGCCTCGGCGCTGTCGACCATGGGATCGTGCACATCCACCGTGAGACCATATTCTTCCAGTTCGCGCAGCACATCCACCACGCGGGTATTGCGCAGATCGGGGCAGTTCTCCTTGAAGCTGAGGCCCAGGATCAGCACCCGGCCGCCGTGCACCGGAAACCCCTTGCGCAGCATCTCCTTGACCATGCGGCCGGCCACATAGGCGCCCATACCGTCATTGATGCGCCGCCCGGCCAGGATCACCTGCGGGTGATAGCCGATCGCCTCGGCCTTGTGGGTGAGATAGTAGGGATCCACCCCGATGCAGTGCCCGCCCACCAGACCGGGGCGGAAGGGCAGAAAGTTCCATTTGGTGCCGGCCGCCTCGAGCACGGCCTGGGTGTCGATGCCCATGCGGTTGAAGATCATCGCCAGCTCGTTGACCAGCGAGATATTGAGATCGCGCTGGGTGTTCTCGATCACCTTGGCGGCCTCGGCCACGCGGATGCTTTGGGCCCGGTAGGTGCCGGCGGTGATGATCTGCCGATAGAGTGCATCGATCTCGGCCGCCACCTCGGGCGTCGAGCCCGATGTCACCTTCAGGATGTCGGGCAGCCGGTGCGCCTTGTCGCCGGGGTTGATCCGCTCGGGGCTGTAGCCGACGTGGAAATCCCTGTTGCAGGTCAGCCCGGATACCTGCTCCAGCACCGGCACACAGTCCTCTTCGGTGGCGCCGGGATATACGGTGCTTTCGTAGATGACGATATCGCCGGGTTTCAGAACCTCTCCCACCGTCTGCGAGGCGCGCAGCAGCGGGCTGAGGTCGGGGCGTTTGTGGGCGTCGATCGGGGTGGGCACGGTGACGATATAGATCCGGCAGTCGGCGATCTGCTGCGGATCATCGGCATAGCGCAGCTGCTGCGCCGCCTTCAGCGCCTCAGGCTCCACCTCGCGGGTGCGGTCCTCGCCCGCTTTCAGGGCAGCAATGCGGGCCGCATCGATGTCAAAGCCAACGGTGGGGCGGATCTTGCCGAATTCCACCGCCAGCGGCAGGCCGACATA comes from Phycobacter azelaicus and encodes:
- a CDS encoding M10 family metallopeptidase C-terminal domain-containing protein, with translation MTATFDPKRHTDGNGFDGSMDGAIQATLYEISDASASRFTAYEMSVGDSFRGTLGWRSDRDWVEVSLTAGQSYEIALDGVSLSDPYLRLYDMSGSQIGYNDDGGPGLDSLLRYTASTTGTYYVEAGAFADYYTGSYTLSVIDVGSLPDTSGTLDELARFLTHGFWGGTSRSFNTSGSNQITVNITALTEDGQKLARWAFEAWEAVANIDFVEVSGTAQITFDDNASGAYASFSTSGSTLLSSNVNVGTSWLSTYGTTMSSYSFATYIHEIGHALGLGHQGDYNGSATYGIDDTYSNDSWQISVMSYFDQDENTTTNASRAALISAMMSDVVAIQNLYGAPGASSETAGNTTWGANSTLGGYLGDAMSALETSGNGSVSNRSVAFTIYDRDGLDTLDLSYNSTNDRVDLNDQSFSDVSGLTGNLAIARGTMIEDFRGGSGNDTVTGNEMNNLISGNDGHDSLIGGVGYDTLYGGGGGDSLSGGSGRDLVSGNTGDDSLLGGTGDDTLYGGDGNDTLFGNTALDTIYGEAGDDYISSGDGVDFVDGGAGNDTIYGRSGWDSLYGGDDDDTLFGSEGDDLLAGGRGDDWVSAGSAWDRVYGNSGNDTLYGNFGSDWISGGGGRDSLYGGTGDDTLLGGGGDDRLWGNQGVDRLDGGGGDDVMRGGTLADTFVFNIGYDRDEIADFELDRDTLLLSTSLTDGETDGDAILQSFGALVGADVVLDFGDGDTLILMNLASLSGLADRIDTF
- the tviB gene encoding Vi polysaccharide biosynthesis UDP-N-acetylglucosamine C-6 dehydrogenase TviB, which produces MTESSAQTASSPEGVIAVIGLGYVGLPLAVEFGKIRPTVGFDIDAARIAALKAGEDRTREVEPEALKAAQQLRYADDPQQIADCRIYIVTVPTPIDAHKRPDLSPLLRASQTVGEVLKPGDIVIYESTVYPGATEEDCVPVLEQVSGLTCNRDFHVGYSPERINPGDKAHRLPDILKVTSGSTPEVAAEIDALYRQIITAGTYRAQSIRVAEAAKVIENTQRDLNISLVNELAMIFNRMGIDTQAVLEAAGTKWNFLPFRPGLVGGHCIGVDPYYLTHKAEAIGYHPQVILAGRRINDGMGAYVAGRMVKEMLRKGFPVHGGRVLILGLSFKENCPDLRNTRVVDVLRELEEYGLTVDVHDPMVDSAEAKVEYGITPITDPGEGQYDGVLLAVPHETFKAAGAAALRRFGAADHVFFDLKSVFTADQSDLRL